A region from the Lycium barbarum isolate Lr01 chromosome 8, ASM1917538v2, whole genome shotgun sequence genome encodes:
- the LOC132606097 gene encoding large ribosomal subunit protein uL4z-like, whose amino-acid sequence MLRKRIRPGKGKMRNRRYISRKELLIVYGTEGAKLVKAFRNIPGVEICHVDRLNLLKLAPVMMEDEASRIVNVSESAPITESLDSTPEVEQDPMNVKRRAIQPRSSAWPHYDKLIEDGINKATCKYCGKVLLADPIRNGTSGLNKHLKTYPTNPNKVDTSNSKYKY is encoded by the exons ATGCTGAGAAAGCGAATTAGGCCAGGGAAAGGGAAGATGAGGAATAGGAGGTATATTTCAAGGAAAGAATTGTTGATTGTTTATGGTACTGAAGGTGCTAAGCTTGTTAAGGCTTTTAGGAATATTCCTGGTGTTGAGATTTGTCATGTTGATAGGCTGAATTTGCTTAAGTTAGCTCCAG TGATG ATGGAAGATGAAGCAAGTCGAATAGTCAATGTCAGCGAAAGCGCACCTATTACTGAGTCTCTTGATTCAACACCGGAAGTTGAACAAGATCCAATGAATGTGAAAAGGAGAGCTATACAACCGAGATCTTCTGCTTGGCCACATTATGATAAGCTCATAGAAGATGGAATTAATAAAGCAACGTGCAAATATTGTGGTAAAGTTCTCTTAGCTGATCCAATTAGAAATGGAACAAGTGGACTGAATAAACATTTAAAAACTTATCCTACAAATCCAAATAAGGTTGACACTTCCAATTCCAAGTACAAATATTAG